In Nostoc sphaeroides, the genomic window AATCATCGACTTACTTCTTTAGTTGTTGATTTACTCCTCTTAGCTCGTCTAGATCGGCAACCCATGCCATTACGACATGAAGTATGTTGCTTAAATGATATTGTCAATGACTTAATAGAGGAATTTGCAGCGATCGCATTTTCTGCTAAAGTAACGCTGACATCTGCAATCCGAGTCGAGCAACCTCTAAAGATCGTAGGAGATTCTGACCAACTCTATCGTCTGGTTTCTAATTTAATTATCAATGCAATTCAATACACGCCACAATCGGGAAAGGTGATTGTTGTCTTAGATCGCAATGAAAATTATGCTGTGATTCAGGTTCAAGATACAGGTATTGGCATTCCCCACCAGGAACTGACTCGAATTTTTGATCGCTTTTACCGAGTGAATAGCGATCGCTCTCGTAAAACTGGCGGTTCTGGATTAGGATTAGCGATCGCTAAGGCAATTATTCAGTCACACCAAGGTAGTTTAAATGTGCAGAGCCAATTAGATAAAGGTAGCACTTTTACTATTCAATTACCTTTAGATGTCACACCAATTTCCCAGTTTAAATTGCTGTATCGTCGCCAGCCTAAATTTAAATAAAATTTTCTTACCAAACTTTACTCATATTTAAAATAAACCCAGGCAATACCAACTCGCCGCTTACACTATCAGGATTATCTAAACATTCTTCTGGCAATCCAGGACGATAAATATAAACTTTACGCAGCTTACGGTCAATTAACCAGCCTAACTGTATTCCTGGTTCATTCATATATTCCTCCATTTTTTCCTTCAAAGTCTGGAGGTTGTCACTAGGAGATTTGAGTTCGACTACAAAATCTGGACAAATGGGAGCAAACTTTCGCTGTTGTTCTGGAGATAGAGCATTCCACCGTTCTAGTTTAATCCAGGAAGCGTCAGGCGATCGCTCTGCACCTGTTGATAACTTAAATCCGGTACTAGAGCTAAAAGTTATACCTGTACCGTCTTGTTCCGACCACACCCAATACTGCTCGGTTAAGGAATTTCTTGGTTGAGGCAAGCTGTTCAATAGCTGGGGGAGAAATGGAGGCTGGCGTTGAGTTTTTGCCTCCCCTGCCTCAAGAGCTTCCCCTGCCTCCCCTGCTTATCCGAGCAGTATTGCGACCACACCCATAGCTGTCCTGAGATATTACCTGCTCGGTTTCCTGTCTCTGAACCAGTAGGAGGCATAATTAGCAATTCTCCGAATTTATTTCGCTCAATGCGTAAATCACGATTCACCTGACAGAACTCAAAAAATTGTTCGTCTGTCATTTGCATTGATGACGGAATTTGTAAAAGCAAAGGGGATGAAAACATCGAGATTTCCTCCAGGTTATGATGCCTAGCTCACTGACTATATTCTCACGCAAAAAAGCAAAGACGCTAAGTTATATCTTTGCGTCTTTGCTTTTTTATCTGAAATCATTTTCAGATTTACTTATTAGGCTGAGGAGTTATCCGCAGATAGGGTTTGATTTCCTCGTAACCTTTGGGGAATTTTTCTTTGAGTACTTCTGGATCTTTCAGTGAGGGGACAATTACAACATCCTCTCCATCTTTCCAATCAGCTGGTGTCGCCACGCTGTAATTATCAGTCAATTGCAGAGAATCAATCACCCGCAAAATTTCATCAAAGTTACGTCCCGTGCTGGGAGGATAGGTGAAACTTAGGCGGAGTTTTTTATTAGGATCAATCACGAACACCGATCGCACTGTCACAGTCGCATTAGCATTGGGGTGGATCATGTCGTAAAGCTCAGAAACCTTGCGATCGCCATCTGCCAAAATTGGGTAGTTGAGAGTGGTGCTTTGAGTTTCTTCAATGTCTCCCACCCAGCCTTTGTGAGATTCTACATCATCAACGCTGAGTGCGATCGCTTTGACATTGCGCTTGTCAAATTCTGGTTTTAGCTTGGCAACTGTGCCAAGTTCTGTTGTGCAAACAGGTGTAAAATCAGCAGGGTGAGAAAACAGCACAACCCAGCTGTCACCTGCCCATTCGTAAAAATCAATGTCGCCGTGTGTTGAGGCTTGCGTAAAATTGGGTACTGTGTCACCTAGACGGAGAGCCATGAGAGATTCCCTGTAGTTAGAAGATCATACGTATTATACTTTGCCATCATGACATAAAACCCCTATTCCCCAATCGGAGTTTAGCGGTTTGAAACAAAATTTTAGGTTGTCAGTACTCTCGGATATAAGTAAGTAAGTCGGTGAGAATAATTCAAACTATATTAATTAATGTAAAAAATTTGGGAATTAGTTTGTAGTAAGGGCTTTAGCCCTCAAAGTAGGGCTAAAGCCCTCACTAGAAACATGCAAATTATTTACGCCGTCCTACTTATGCGGGAGGTAAAAATTAGTAAAAAAGACTAAATATCAGGTATTGAAAATCGCATATTAGATATTTATAAAACTTTTTTCCTTCCCCATTCCCCATTCCCCAGCCCCTTTTACTAATGATGATATTAATCTTTTTAGTTATTGGTGTTATCCTCAGCACAACTGCGAGTTTTATTTTTGGAGTTCCCTGGTTGATGCCGATTTTAGGTGCTGCTGTCCCTTATCCCATTTTCTTTTTACAAGTACGTCGTCAACAGTATAAAAGTGCTTTTTGGTGGATGTTATTGTGGGGAGTGTTGCAGAGTATTGCCGTAATTGTAGCAACTGCGATCGCACCAGAAACAGCAGCAAAACTCATCCTCCGTGGACAGTCATACACTACAGAGATGTTGCACTGGATTCGCACGGGAGAAGGTATGGAAGGTTCACTCAATTTATTTTTACCAGACCATTTATTGCACTACGGGATTTTTTGTATTCTCTGCGTTGTAACTATTAGTAGCATGGCATTAATATTCGGCACTTGGATGCTGAATTACATGAATTTTTATGTTGCAGAATTAGTGAAAGTTAGTGCTAAACCTTGGTTAGCAGCTATTCTGGGGTGGTATCCTTGGTCACTTATGCGGATAATCGGGTTTATTGCAACTGGGGTGGCTTTAGCAGCTTTAGGATTAAATCTAGTAACTCGCATCAGAGGCGAAGTTCCTAAGTCTCCCTTTCCAAAAACTTATATGTTGATTGGGATTGGTTTTGTGATTGCGGATATCGTTGTCAAAGCGGTTCTAGCACCTATTTGGCAAAAACTGCTGTTGTCTGCGTTGGGTTAAATTCATTTGTTTGCCAGAATTTTTTGGTAGGCTTGGATTGTTTGCTTTGCGATCGCATCCCAGCTAAAATTTTCCAATGCATATTTTTGGGCGTTTAATCCCCGTCGTTGGCGTTCTGCGGGATTTTGCAAAGCTTCTTGCAGTAACTCTAACAGTTCTTGAACATCTGTTGCACCCACCCAACCCGACAGACTATCACGTATCTGTTGCCAAATATGCACTTGGTCAGAAATTACTACGGGTACACCTGCTACCATTGCTTCAGCTACAGCAATCCCAAAATTTTCGTAGTAAGAAGGCAAGACAAATAAATCAGCAGCTTGTAGTAAACTAACTTTGAGTTCACCAGTGACAAAGCCAGTAATTGTAGTGTGCGATCGCAGTGGTGAATTTTGAATTTGGGATATTATCTTTTTTTCGTAATCTGGATCTTGGGGATTTGTCCCAGCTAAGACAAAATGAAACTTATAACCAACCGCTAACAGCTTCTCTAACGCCGGAATCAACAAATTTAACCCCTTTTTCGGGTCAATTCGTGACATAAACAATATTAAAGGTACATCCTCTGGTATTCCTAACTGACTACATCCATTTTTAAGGGGGGATTGAGGGGGAATCACACCCAACGGAATTACCAAATCTGGCGTAGATACTCCAAATCGTTCTGATACTTTAGCTTCTTGATTGCTGGTGAAATGAATTGCTGCTGCACCAGCTAAATTTTGACGTTCTATAATTGCGACATAAAGCTGTTTTAATTGTTTTTTCTTCTGTAAATCAGCCGGATCGAGAGTACCCAAAGGACGGAAAATATAAGGTAGTTTTTGCTGACGACACACAATAGCAGCAGCACTACTTATGGGAGAGAATAGAGCATGAATATGTGCTATGTCAAACTCATGAGCATGACGTTTTAGCCAGTTTAATAAATCTAGAGAAAATTTGTAGCGACGAAATGGGGCGCACCGAAAGTAAATTATTTCATAGCCATCTTGTTTAATTGGGCGATTTAAAGGAACATCCAGAGGTGTTTGACCATTATCACCATTACTATCAGTTGTGAGAATTGTAACTTCCACTCCCTCTTTTACCAAAGCTGGAGCTAATCCTAGTACCATTTGACTGGGGCCGCCGTAAATCAGAGAAATTGAGGGAACTATTTGTAATATTTTCATTTTCTTGTCATTTTTTTTGTTACTCACTAATGACCAATGACTAATGACTAATGACTCTTAAGCAATTCTTGATAAAACTCTAATTGCTCTTTAGCCAAAGCTTTATTTGTATATTTAATCATTGCTTTTTGATAACCCATTTCACCCAAAGTATGAGCAAAATCTGGTTTATCCATTAATTGGACTAAGCAATTAGCAAGGGCTGGAACATCACCTTCAGGAAATACTAAACCAGCATCGCCAATTACATAGGGAATTTCACCAGAATCAGAACCAATCACAGGTACTTGGCAGGCCATCGCCTCAATTAGCACATGACCAAATTGTTCTTTCCAGCCTACAGAAGTTAAAGTTTTAAATTTGTAAGTTGTTTCTGAAGGCAGTACTAAGGTACTCATTAAATTGATATAGTTTGCAACTTCGTTATGGGGAACACTCTCTACCAAAATTAATCGTTCTTCAATATTGTTTTCTGCCGCGATTTTGATTAATTGACTTTGCAACTCTCCTCGTCCCAGCAGCAGTAATTTCCAAGGTTTATCTTTCAAAGTGATTAAGGCTTGCAAAAGCGTTAATAAACCTTTTTCTGGCACAAATCGTCCAACAAAACCTACAACAAAATCTTCTTTTTTAAGATCCAACTTAGCCGCTAACTCTGGTTGGGCTTTGGGAGTAAATAAACTTTCATCTACACCCAGTTGCGGCATAACTTTAATTGCTCCTTTATATCCCCGTTGCCGTAAAACTTCTGCTCCATCTTGATTGCCAGAAATAATGCCGTGGCTGTGATTGAGGTTATATGTTTCTAATAAAGCAACTGGTAATTTCAGATGATATGGTAAATTCCACCAGGTAAAAAATACATTTTTTGCCTTGAGTCCTAATAGCTGATTTAAGGCAATCATCTGAGTATAAGCTAGCCCCCTAGACCCTTGTTCCACTTGGATGATTTGGGGACGAAATTCTTTTAACAAAGATATCAAATCAGCACCAAAAGTAAGGAGTCCCTGATGATTTTGACTGAAATTAGAAACTGGAACTATTCTAAATCTGCCTTCATCGCGGTATTCAGTTTCAATAATTCTATTTTGTACACCGCCTGGTTTCCAACGCTTTGGGACTACAACTGTCACTTCAATGTCGGCTTCTAGTTGAGATAAAGCACGTAGTTTTTCACAGTTGAGGTCTACGATATAAGTGTGACTAGCAACTAAGATTTTCATCTATCCTTTGTTATTCACTAATGACTAATGACCAATGACAAATGACTAATAACTAAACCAGTTCATCCAATCGGCTGTAAATTTGACCATCGTTCCAAAGTGATTGAATGACAGTACCCAAGGCTTTGAAAAAACCCAAAGTGTAGAAAATAGCGCGAGTAGCAATTTTGATAGGGGAACCACTTTTGTTACAAGGTGGGTGTCCGAGAACGTGACAGTCAAATAAACGGGCGTATAAGCGTAAAGCTTGAGTAGCAGTGAGGTTTTTCAGCCCTAGTAGGAAATGGTTGTGGTAGAAGGTGAGTTGATATTTGAGCGATCGCATACTAATATCATGACAACCCCCTGTTTCTTCGCCTAAATGCACTAAATGGGCCTCTGGGTCGTACCAAATTTTATACCCCGTCTGTCGCACCCGCAAACAAAAATCTGACTCTTCGCGCACAGCACTACCGCGAAACCTCTCATCAAACCTCAGTCCGTACTTAGTAAAAATTTCGCGGCGAAATGACATATTGCAACCCCTCGCTGTCAGTACTTGCTGAGGTTTGATGGTATGTACTAAATCAATATGATACCAAGCAATTCCTGGATCCATAGCTTGGGGAGGCAAATATTCAATCTGTAAATCTCCTCCAGAATCACCTAATTTCATTCTGTCAAATACCCGACCGGCTACAGCCCCCACTTCTGGGTTTTGTAAATAATTTTTCGCATGGGCTGTTAACAATTCTGGGGTTAGCTGAACATCATCATCAATAAATAATATTATTTCACCAGATGACCGCCGCACAGCATAATTTCGCGCCCCTGGCAAACTTGCCCAATCCAAGCGCAACCATTTAATTTTACCTGCCCCCGCCATCTCTTCTAAGTAGGCTTGAATTTCTGGTTGGTGTTTTGGGGTTTGGTCTACCACTAAAACTTCAAAATTTGGATAGTCTTGTTTCAGGATATCTACAATGCTATCCCGTAGGGCTTCCTCTCGACCATAGGTCGGGATAACCACAGTAATTAATGGCCAATTATTCATGATTTTTATTAAGTAATTTTGCTACTTCGATAATAACCTTATCGAAACAGAATTCAGAAGTCAGTAGTCACAATAGAGTTCGATATTCTGTATGACACTTCGACAGGCTCAGTGCATCGCTGGCGGATGAATAAGCGGCGTTTTTGCACCCCCACTAAATATGCAGATTTAAGTAGAGCAGCGTAAATAATTAAAGGTTCGTAGTGAGGACTTTAGTCCTCAAATTTTGACTTCTGACTTCTGAATTTTTCTTCAAACTCCCGCAGCTGCTGCATAAAGATCATCAAATAACTCATTTTGCTTTTCAGAGTTATGCACAATTTGCGCTTGAGCTAACGCTCCTGCACTTAAAAATTCGTAATGTTCTCGTTTATCACTTCTATCAAGAAATTGAATGATTTGTTGCAATGCTTGCTCTGCCAAATCATCATAAGTGCTATTTAAAATTTTCCAATATTCATTAGTTTTAGTTTTCTCTCCATGCAACCAATTACTCCAGTGTCTAACTTCATTAATTGGTAACTCTAAAATATAGCCATTTTCGCCATGACGAATAAACTCTGGTAAGGCGCATACATTTGTTGTAATTGCAGGAGTTGCAACTGAAAAACCTTCGATGATACTATAGCCATAAGTATCATGTAATGTCGCCATTAATTGAAAATGACTTTGCGATAATAACTCAATCACTTTTTCATTAGGAATACTTTTATGAAAGACAACGTTATTTAAATTCAATAACTTTAAATCCTCTATATAGTTGGTGCGATCGGGGAAATCAGTCGGAACTCCTGAACCATGCGCCAGTTCTGAAATTATATGTAAAGTAATAGGTAAACCTAATTTTTCGGCTTTTTTAGCGAGTCTTAAAGCAACAATTCCGCCTTTGCGGGCAATGTGATTTCCTATAAATACAAGCTGGAGATTTTGCTGTTGCTGATAAAGCTTTGATTGGTTAACCCTGACTGGAAAATTTGGATGAATTACATCTAATTTCTTACTTAATTGTGGTTCTATATGCCAACCTTTGATCCGGTTAATTAATCTCAATTTTGCATAATCAGAAATAGCAATAATTTTTTGGCAATTATCTAGGGCTAAACGATTATTTAATAAATCAAAAATTGCAGCTTCACCTTGATTTTGAGGATTTCTATATAAAACACGATGATCCTCAAAGGTGATAAACCAAGGTTTGTTTGTATATAAAATTTTGTTGAAAGAATGAATAGCTTGGTATCCTCCCCATATAGGTTGCCAGGCCATAAAGCTGCCTAAAGGATACCAAATTTTTTCTATAGGATATCTACCTGCGGGGAAAGGCTTGGGGCGGATAAGTGTATGCCGTGAATTTCGAGGTAGGTTTGGAATGCTGAGGTGTTTTTGACCTCCTATGATAACTTTTGCCATTTTTATTTCATTTAAATTGTTTTTAGACGTTTTTTCTGGTTTTTTAGCTGAGGATTGGCATCTTCTATATCTTGTTTCTCCAGTTCTGGCAATTTAAAAAGAACTCCTGCATAAAACCAATAATAGACAGCAACTGGATCAACATCCAAAGGATAGTAGTAGGTGTTATAGCTAATAAACAATATAAACACCCACAAAGCTGCTCCGTAACTGCGGAAATTACGGTTCTTTATGGAGCGATAGGTTTTAAAGCCAATAATTGTTAAACTTGTTACCAAAGCCAGAAAAGCTAGCACTCCAAAAATTCCAACTTCAAAAAGTACTTTGGGGTAGTAGGTTTCCACCAGCTTAGTTTTACCCATGACGCGGGCAGAGTTAGTTGCTCGACCTAAGCCACTTCCCAGTGGGCCGTCTACGTTTTTCCAATTTTCTTCAAATTGCTGGACGATAAAATCTTGAGGTGGTGAAGCCTCCCATCGACCTGTAAAACTCTCGGTTCTCTGTTGCACGACATCTGGGTTAGTCACCATTGCTATTCCCAGAACTAGGGCAAGTCCTATCCCTATGGGAATAAATCGTTTCAGGTTGCCAATTTGACCAGTAAGCAATAGCAAAATTCCGAAGCAGGTTGGTACCAAAGCTAAGGCGATTCTTTGTCCAGAGATGACAGCATTGATAAAGACTGTTACTAAAGAACCTAAACCGATGAGTCGCCATATTGGGGAAGGATCAGTGAAGCCGGTGGCAAAGGTAAAAAAGGTGCTGGAAATTAAGAACCATGCCCACTGCCAAGGGGCTACAAATGTCCCTGGTAGCCGAATGACTCCTTCTTCGGGACTATATAAGAGCGCTCCACCAAAATAACACCGGGCTTCTAGTGATGTGACAAATAGGGCATTTCCTTCAAGACCTCTGGTGCCTTGACATACACCAGTTAGTAGTAACAGGTATTGAATAAATCCCAGCACACAGCAAATCAGTATTAGGACAATCTGGAGGCGCGATAAAAATAGAAAATCTCGCTTATCTCGAATTAGATAGTAGGCACAACCAATCAAGGGGACATAGCCTAAAAATACTTTCAGTCCCAGAATTCCCATAGCTAATGGTATTTCTTTGGTTGCTTTTTCCAATAATCCGACGCTAGGCGGGTTAAACTGCTGTCCACCATTAATAAATAACAGCGTTAGCAGACTACAACCCAAGACAATATAAAGTGGGGTTTTAATGCCTTGGGGGATAATTATAGGTAGCCCCTGTTTACGGCAAGTCTGCCAAAGTCCAATTAGGGCTGGAACATAAAAGGCATCTTTAGCTAATTGGAGTATGGGACTATTGCCCAAGTAGTAAGTGATAGTACCCCCAATAGGTACGTAGATGATGAAGGCATATAGCGCTTGGCGCGGGTATTTGTAGGAAAGGGATATGATGAATATCCCTAAGACGCCAGGGACTGCTACTTTAATTCCACCTACGAAAAAAAGTATAATGCCGACTAAAACACTACCAAAGGTGGCGGTGGTAAGTAAGCTAATGAGTTCTTTACGTGCTTGGGCTGCTTTGCGCTTTTGGGCTAACTGTTCTTTGAGGCTAAGAGTAGGAGTTTCTTTTTCAGCCTGTTTTTTTGATTTTTTATTTTTTGACTTGGATTTCGGCATAGTGGCGCTGTAGCCTATCAGCCTTAAAAAACAATCTATAGCTTACATACAAATGGATTAAAATGGCTATAGCGTGTACAAGCCAAATTCATCTTTAACTGATTGAGTTAGAGATTTTCGATCAAAAATATTAAAGTTTAACTTCATTGAACCGTAAAAAAGATTTTCTCCTGTTTCTACAATGTAAACTGCTCCGGGAAATGGTAATGGTTCAATAGGTTTAGCTTTGTTTTCTAATACGCCTCTAACTTTACCGTGGTCTATATAATATTTGTAGTATCCATAGCCCCGATTATATTCGGCGTTTTCTGGTAAGAAATTTAAGTCATATCGGATAATATTGGATGTGCCGCACATTGAATAGAAATTTTTTCTTTTAATATATATATATTTACTACCTTCTTTATATTTATAACCTTTATTGATAAACCATCCATTAGAGTTAGGATGTTGCTTAATAAATGCGGCTAAGTTTTTACTGATGCAATCATCTGCATCAACTGCCATAGTGTGAGTTGGAGAAAATTGATGAGCATACATTAATCCCTTCAATATTTTTCGCCCTTTATCTGTGTCTCCTCTAGCTATAGGGTTTGTCTCGTTGGGGGGAGGAAAATCAACTGTAATGTACGTAATTTGGGGATGATTAAATTCTATTTTTGGCTGTTCATGGCAAACGACAATAGCGTGAAAATCAGGAGAGATTTGATTGCAAATTGATTTGATGCATCTTTCAAATGATTGGGTGACACGCTCCCAGGAGTTGGAAACTTGCGGACTTTTCAGTGGGATAACAAAAACAAGCATTTTATTACCTTATAGAAGATATAGTGCTTCTCTGTTGAGTGTAATACAGACCTAACCCCCAGCCCCTTCCCTGCAAGGGAAGGGGAGTAAGATTTAACAGTTATCAGTTATCAGTTAAAAATTCATAACTGTTCACTGTTCACTGTTCACTGTTCACTGATTTTAAATCCCCGCACTGAAACCGTGATAACTGATAACTGAAAATTATATACCTCTTTTTTTTCTTCCCTTTGCGCCCTTAGCGTACTTTGCGTTCGTTTTAAAATTTTATATTTTTCACCAATCAAATAGGACTGCTATATAAGGCAATACAGTTCAGTTAAGCCCAAAAACCTTGGTAAAGACGCGAAATTTCGCGTCTCTACAGGTCTAAAATTAGTACCAAAAATCCTTAGCTGAACCGTATTGCTATATAAGGAGGTTTACAATAGTACCTAAAAGTGCAATTGCAAATACTAAATTTTCCGCAAATGGCCAAGGCTGGTTAATTTGCAGAAGCTGTGATGACGAAAAAGTTGCACTTTTGAAAGGTGAGATAGTAGCTAATCCCTTTCTGGCAAAGACTACTTAATTTAATGAACCATGAAGACACGAAGAACAGAAAATTAAGTAATCTTACACGGTGAGGAGAGTAACTTAGACTGCTATGTGTTGCTGGACTTTTGAAACTAATTCATTTGTCCAGTAGCTGGTGAGTTCAGCATTGGCAGCTTCTACCATAACCCTGATCACTGGTTCTGTACCAGAGGCGCGAACCAAAATTCTGCCGGAATCACCCATTGCAGCTTCAGCAAGAGCGATTCGCTTGTTGCACAGGTTGGCAATCTTGCCATCCTAAACGGCGATCGCGATCTACAACTCGCACGTTCCGCAATAATTGTGGATAGGTCTGGAAGCTTTGATCTACTAATTCGCTAAGGGAAACACCCGCCTCTCTCACCAAAGCTGCTATATGTAATGCTGTTAACAAGCCATCTCCAGTAACAGCATAATGACGGCAAAGGATATGACCTGATTGTTCGCCGCCTAGCATTCCCCCAGTTCGCTGCATTTCGGCTTGCACATATTGGTCGCCGACTGCGGTACGAATTAAGTTACCCCCAATTTTTTGCCAAGCTTTCTCAAAGCCTAAGTTAGCCATGACTGTAGATACAATCAGGTTGTCTGGCAGTTGGTGGTTTTGTTGTAAGTGGCGTCCCCATAGGTAGAGAATGTAATCGCCGTTAACTTGCCTGCCTGTATTGTCTACTGCTAAGACGCGATCGGCATCACCATCGAAGGCAAAGCCAATGTCGGCGTTGTGTTCTTGGACTGTGGCGGCAAGAATATCTAGGTGGGTGGAACCGCAATTAACGTTAATGCGATCGCCATCTGCTTCATTATGTAAGCAGATTACCTCTGCCCCCATTTCTGTAAATACTGATGGTGCTAATCCTACTGCTGCTCCCCATGCCAAGTCTAAAACAATCTTCATTCCCTGAAGATTGAGGGCACCGTTTAAGGGTTTTTTCAGCGCCTCGCCATAATGCCCCACTAACTCCAAACGTGAGTAATGCCGTCCACAATTACTAACTTTAGCGATCGGTGATATCTTGCCACGCAGTCCCGCTTCAATTTCTGCCTGCAATATTTGCGGTAACTTGCCACCATTGGCACCAAAAATCTTAATCCCGTTGTCTTCTGGGGGATTGTGGCTGGCAGAAATCATCACTCCACCGATGGCATCACTGATGCTGGTGAGATAGGCTATGCAAGGAGTGGGACATAATCCCAAATACCAAACCTCTAATCCTGCTGCTGTTAACCCTGCACTCAAAGCCATTGCCAGCATATCACTGGAGTTTCTAGAGTCCTGTCCGAGAATGATTGGCCCGACTTGAGTAGCATGGTTACGTAAAACAATCCCCGTCCAAAAACCAACTTGTAATGCTAGGGGCGCACTTAGTAATTCTCCGACTCGTCCGCGAATCCCATCTGTACCAAATAAGGGATTTGCTGGTAATGGAATTAAATTCAGTGCAAAACTGCTCTCAATCCCTTTGCCCAATGCATCAACTTCCGAAGCAGAACCGCCAGGAATGCCTGGTGTCCGAGTTATAGATGAAACCATATTTTTAAACACTCCACACAATCACACAGAAAAATAGCACTTAAGACTTTATTAAGCAATTTCGACATGCTTTTTATCTTTAGAAATTCATTCTAAATCAAGCTCCTATTACGTAGT contains:
- the hpsN gene encoding hormogonium polysaccharide biosynthesis glycosyltransferase HpsN, producing the protein MNNWPLITVVIPTYGREEALRDSIVDILKQDYPNFEVLVVDQTPKHQPEIQAYLEEMAGAGKIKWLRLDWASLPGARNYAVRRSSGEIILFIDDDVQLTPELLTAHAKNYLQNPEVGAVAGRVFDRMKLGDSGGDLQIEYLPPQAMDPGIAWYHIDLVHTIKPQQVLTARGCNMSFRREIFTKYGLRFDERFRGSAVREESDFCLRVRQTGYKIWYDPEAHLVHLGEETGGCHDISMRSLKYQLTFYHNHFLLGLKNLTATQALRLYARLFDCHVLGHPPCNKSGSPIKIATRAIFYTLGFFKALGTVIQSLWNDGQIYSRLDELV
- a CDS encoding glycosyltransferase family 2 protein, which encodes MLVFVIPLKSPQVSNSWERVTQSFERCIKSICNQISPDFHAIVVCHEQPKIEFNHPQITYITVDFPPPNETNPIARGDTDKGRKILKGLMYAHQFSPTHTMAVDADDCISKNLAAFIKQHPNSNGWFINKGYKYKEGSKYIYIKRKNFYSMCGTSNIIRYDLNFLPENAEYNRGYGYYKYYIDHGKVRGVLENKAKPIEPLPFPGAVYIVETGENLFYGSMKLNFNIFDRKSLTQSVKDEFGLYTL
- the hpsP gene encoding hormogonium polysaccharide biosynthesis glycosyltransferase HpsP, whose amino-acid sequence is MKILQIVPSISLIYGGPSQMVLGLAPALVKEGVEVTILTTDSNGDNGQTPLDVPLNRPIKQDGYEIIYFRCAPFRRYKFSLDLLNWLKRHAHEFDIAHIHALFSPISSAAAIVCRQQKLPYIFRPLGTLDPADLQKKKQLKQLYVAIIERQNLAGAAAIHFTSNQEAKVSERFGVSTPDLVIPLGVIPPQSPLKNGCSQLGIPEDVPLILFMSRIDPKKGLNLLIPALEKLLAVGYKFHFVLAGTNPQDPDYEKKIISQIQNSPLRSHTTITGFVTGELKVSLLQAADLFVLPSYYENFGIAVAEAMVAGVPVVISDQVHIWQQIRDSLSGWVGATDVQELLELLQEALQNPAERQRRGLNAQKYALENFSWDAIAKQTIQAYQKILANK
- a CDS encoding glycosyltransferase family 4 protein, giving the protein MAKVIIGGQKHLSIPNLPRNSRHTLIRPKPFPAGRYPIEKIWYPLGSFMAWQPIWGGYQAIHSFNKILYTNKPWFITFEDHRVLYRNPQNQGEAAIFDLLNNRLALDNCQKIIAISDYAKLRLINRIKGWHIEPQLSKKLDVIHPNFPVRVNQSKLYQQQQNLQLVFIGNHIARKGGIVALRLAKKAEKLGLPITLHIISELAHGSGVPTDFPDRTNYIEDLKLLNLNNVVFHKSIPNEKVIELLSQSHFQLMATLHDTYGYSIIEGFSVATPAITTNVCALPEFIRHGENGYILELPINEVRHWSNWLHGEKTKTNEYWKILNSTYDDLAEQALQQIIQFLDRSDKREHYEFLSAGALAQAQIVHNSEKQNELFDDLYAAAAGV
- the hpsL gene encoding hormogonium polysaccharide biosynthesis protein HpsL gives rise to the protein MPKSKSKNKKSKKQAEKETPTLSLKEQLAQKRKAAQARKELISLLTTATFGSVLVGIILFFVGGIKVAVPGVLGIFIISLSYKYPRQALYAFIIYVPIGGTITYYLGNSPILQLAKDAFYVPALIGLWQTCRKQGLPIIIPQGIKTPLYIVLGCSLLTLLFINGGQQFNPPSVGLLEKATKEIPLAMGILGLKVFLGYVPLIGCAYYLIRDKRDFLFLSRLQIVLILICCVLGFIQYLLLLTGVCQGTRGLEGNALFVTSLEARCYFGGALLYSPEEGVIRLPGTFVAPWQWAWFLISSTFFTFATGFTDPSPIWRLIGLGSLVTVFINAVISGQRIALALVPTCFGILLLLTGQIGNLKRFIPIGIGLALVLGIAMVTNPDVVQQRTESFTGRWEASPPQDFIVQQFEENWKNVDGPLGSGLGRATNSARVMGKTKLVETYYPKVLFEVGIFGVLAFLALVTSLTIIGFKTYRSIKNRNFRSYGAALWVFILFISYNTYYYPLDVDPVAVYYWFYAGVLFKLPELEKQDIEDANPQLKNQKKRLKTI
- the hpsO gene encoding hormogonium polysaccharide biosynthesis glycosyltransferase HpsO; this translates as MKILVASHTYIVDLNCEKLRALSQLEADIEVTVVVPKRWKPGGVQNRIIETEYRDEGRFRIVPVSNFSQNHQGLLTFGADLISLLKEFRPQIIQVEQGSRGLAYTQMIALNQLLGLKAKNVFFTWWNLPYHLKLPVALLETYNLNHSHGIISGNQDGAEVLRQRGYKGAIKVMPQLGVDESLFTPKAQPELAAKLDLKKEDFVVGFVGRFVPEKGLLTLLQALITLKDKPWKLLLLGRGELQSQLIKIAAENNIEERLILVESVPHNEVANYINLMSTLVLPSETTYKFKTLTSVGWKEQFGHVLIEAMACQVPVIGSDSGEIPYVIGDAGLVFPEGDVPALANCLVQLMDKPDFAHTLGEMGYQKAMIKYTNKALAKEQLEFYQELLKSH
- a CDS encoding peroxiredoxin; protein product: MALRLGDTVPNFTQASTHGDIDFYEWAGDSWVVLFSHPADFTPVCTTELGTVAKLKPEFDKRNVKAIALSVDDVESHKGWVGDIEETQSTTLNYPILADGDRKVSELYDMIHPNANATVTVRSVFVIDPNKKLRLSFTYPPSTGRNFDEILRVIDSLQLTDNYSVATPADWKDGEDVVIVPSLKDPEVLKEKFPKGYEEIKPYLRITPQPNK